The genomic DNA ATTACCATTTGTATTTACACCAATTTTATCATATGAGATATTAGCGATCGTTCCGTATGTTGGGCTGAGCCTTGTCCATACATACCGTACATCTCGCCAATACTGTATCAGTATCCAGCGCTGATTTCACCCCTATTGTTCATCGCCTATATCTCAACACTCGAAAGAACCAAGGAGCATAAGAAGATCGCAAACTATAAGGGCATAGCCATCGCCTCATTCGCTATTATTTGCGCAACTTGGATCCTCTTCACTCCCTATGGAAATCTCATAACAAACGATAATTCCCATTTTTCATACATAACGAAGCGGTCGGCGGAAATTATCAAACTAGAGAGAGGTTAACCTATACCTCATATGACAGCTATCTTTATAAGGCAACATCCTACATTCCGCGGGGTTCTACCGTTGCCATACAGAATAATATGCCACAACTTGTTTCAGATTATAGGTGGGTATTGCCGATCAACGATTACAATGGCTCGCCTTCGTATATAATAGACGATCCGTATAGCATATGGTTCTACAACACTTCAATTTCGCCTGGATCTTACATAAATTTCATTGGCTATTCAAACACCAAGCTGGGAAACAGCTACGGAATAATGTATGAAGCCGATGGTATTGCGGCTTTAGAAAAAAATTATACGGAAAATCCAGTTTATTTCATACCCTATACTTTGAATACAACCACCAATGCATACATAAGATTCATACCGCCAGGGTTGTATTTAATTAATATGCATTTCAACGGCACCTTCAGTATTATAGCGGATCAGGGCATCATTAAGCCCGTCAATATAAACGGGACCTTTATGTTCTATGCGAACGTATTCCTTTCAAACGTGCACTTCTCTTCGAAGATGTATGGTTATGTCTCCATAGTTGAGATCAAACCTACATTGAATGATGAGTAGGACTATCCTTCAAATCTATATAGCATTCCATTTTTGTCAATGAGATCCAATACCTGTTGCACGTCCCATTTTGAATAGAAATATTTTGTCGTTTCCCTACCGAACTGTTTTGAATAATTTATACCGTGGGATGTCTCCTTATGCTCTGCTTTAATATTTCTGGAGATAGATAGATGGTATCCGGATCTTATTACTTCTAGGCAAAAGTCCATGTCCTCCATTCCCATCCTATAGTTTTCATCATAACCTGTAATTCTGTCGATAACTTCGCCCCTTATGAAATGGTATGCGGCTGTCAATAGGCCATGTTTTGGCTTACCTATTGTATGAGAGTTCATAAACAATAAAAAGGGAAATATGCCTTCGGCTTTATAATTCATTATCTTTCTAACAGAATCGAAAGGAGCTTGATAGTACGTGATCATTTTCCAAAAATATTCCAATGACGGTGCCTTTACCACATACATACCCGCATGTTGAATTTCGCCATCAGAGTAATAAAGTATGGAACCAATGATCCCAGTTCTTGGATCGCGTTCGCTTAGCTTGATGGATTCTATTAATGTATCCCTATTCACGATGACATCATCATTGATGTTCAGATAATAATCAGAATGAATTTCTTCAATTCCGCGATTGACAGAACGAGAATAGCGGAAATCGGCACCAGAGTCTTCGACCGCCGTGAGGTAAATATCGTAGCCAGTAACTTCATCCGCAGCCTCTCTTAATGCAGCTGCGGCAGTTTTATATCTGATATCGCTGGTATCAGGGGTCGGGATAATGATGCTGATCGTTTTGTCACCCTGATTAGAGACTAATCTATCAGATTTTATTCTCATGGTCAGACAGAGCCATTGCCTGAAATACATATAAACATTTCCATTGAATAATTTGGACTGTTCTTATTAAGAACTACAACTGATGATTAGTCTTTAAACAGCATGGTTTACATCGTTATTTGATATAAAAAAATTAAAATAATATTTTACGTAAACTTCTTGAGAAGCAGACCAAAATACAACTACATATTACTGGGATAGCTTTGAGTTGATCAAGAAAAAAGATGAGGCGATAATTAGATGCTGGATATTATAATTAGAGTTTGATTAGAATTGACAGGGATTTGGCTGTTAGGATCGGTAAAACCCAAAGGCTACGCGATCCAATACACGTAAGGAGAAAAATTAGGCTCTGCTGTTCAAATACATGCTGCTGGATATTTGAACATCGGTAAACCTGTCACAGCGAAGGTTTCAGGGCGTGTTCGAAAGGGCCAGATAACTGCGATATCAATATATCGGATTCAATTCTGAATTTCGAAGCACAATGATCCGGGGTCTAAACCAATATCGGCCCCATGAGAAAGAAGATCATCAACACTATAGGATTATTCTGCGAACGATCATGCGCCAATGGTTAAATTGAAGTTGGAACCCTAGTCCAAATAGAGCTCCCCATTCCTGTCCAGCAAGCTCTCTATAAGCCTCTTATTCCATTTACTTAGAAAATATCTCTCCGTATCCTTTCCAAACAACTTTGAGTAGTTTAGACCGTGGTAAGTCTCATAGTGGATGCCCTTTACGACTGTAGTCATTGCTACCTTGAATCCTTTCTTGATGGCTTCAAGGCAGAAGTCGATGTCCTCTGATCCCATTCTAAAGTTTTCATCATATCCGCCGGTTGATTTTATAGTATCTCTGCTAATAAAATGATATGCACCAGTTACAAGGCCCTTTTTTGGTAGTTTATAAATATGCGAATTGTAGAAGACAATAAAATCGAGATTCCCCTCTTTCAGATGCCGCTCATACTGCTTTAACATAAAAAATGGAGCTCTGTTTTGCAATGCCATATACTTAAGATATGCCAGCGATAGCGACCTCATATATCCTATTCCCGCATGCTGTATCTTCCCGGTCGGATAAAAGGATAATGCACCCAAGACACCGATCCTGTATGATTCTGCCATCAAAATTGAGTTCAAAAGCGCATCATCGTAAACGAGAAAGTCGTCGTTGATGTTCAGATAATAATCAGCTTCAAGTTCCTCCAAGCCTGAATTAACGGATCTAGAATAATTGAACTCAGAACCTGAGCTCTCAACAGTGGTCAGATAGAAACTGGCAGATTCGCGTGCCACTTGCGAAGCAATGCTCAATCTAAACCGGGCCTTTTTATAAATCTCACTGCTCATATCTGGCGTAGGTACGACTATATTTACTGTCTTAGAGGCCTCCGACTTAACCAGCACTTCATTGTATATTCTCATGCGGATCAAAAATTCAGTAAGATCTCATATAATAGTTTTTTTATGTATATACTTGAGCAAAGTTAACCTACATCTAAACAAATAGAAAAGAAAATGATAAAACATTAATTAATACTATAACAAAGGAATCAGATACAGAACGATATTGTTAGAATTTGTAGACATAAACGCAATAGGTGGTATGCCGGATGTAGGTTTATGAATGGATTATAGATCAGAATTTTTCTGCTTTGGCTCATCCCAATTCCAGGGTGTATCCTCTTTAAAATATTCATCGTTTATAAGCGGCCTCCACCACCATTCATTTTTGACATACCAATCCACAGTAATGGCTATTCCCTTATCAAAAGGCGTCAACTCATACCTCAATTTCGTATTCCTCATAGCGTAGATCACGTCATGACCTGGCCTATCCTCTACGCGCCTGATCGATAACTTCATGTGTTTCCCGATCTCAGCAAGAACTTCTCTATTCTCCAGCGTACCGGATCCTGCAGCATTGTATATTTCACCACTTTTACCGTTTTCCGCAATGTCCTTTATGATCCTTGAAAGGTCTTCCACGTATATCCAGTTCCGCCTCTGCGTTCCATCGCCGTAGAGCGGGACATGGAGGCCCATGATCGTCCTTATTATCGCCTTTGGGATGAATTTCTCCGGATACTGCCTAGGCCCGTATGCATTCGAAGGCCTAACGATCAAAGCATCGACGCCGTACGTGCGTATGTACGATTTCACGAATAGATCCGCCGAGGCCTTCGACGAGGAATATGGCGATGATGGATTGACCGGCGAAAGCTCGTCCACTTCGCTCTCACCGTAGACCTCGTCCGTAGATATGTGAACGTACCTGAAATCGTATCTCCTGGCAAGATCCAACACGTTAATAGGGCCTTCTATGTTAGTATGAACAAAACGCCATGGATCGTTTATCGATCGACATGCGACTCGGCGGCGAAGTTAACGACGGTATCCAGTCTATATCTCTCTACGATTTCTCCAAGGAATGGCGATGCCACATCCCCCTTTATGAAATCGCATTCAACGCCCTTCAGATTCTCCATCCTGCCTGCGTACGTAAGCTTATGGTATACCGCATATTTCCAAGGTAGAAAACACTTACAAATAAAAAGAAATGCAATCAAAATATAATTTTGGCCTTTAGATTTAAAAATTTATTTATGTTGCTTTCACTGTTTAACAACATTTTATAATAATTAACCGTATGCATCTGAGGCAGATCCTCCAACCCTTCCTTGCATCTGTCGATTATCTCCTCTACGCCATATTCAAGATCGAATTTCGTCTCGAATTTGAGCAGATCGCGTGCGGAATCAAATTTTACCTGATAGGATCTGTTGTCTGGATCGCCATATAATTCTAATTTTGTATCCTTTCCCAGTTTATTCATGACGATTTGTGCAACATCCTTTATCCGCATGTTGAGCTTCTCATTACCTATGTTAATAGCTCTCCCGCCGATCTCGTCGTTCGATTCTATTGCTTGGATTAGAGCCCTTGAGACATCCTTTACATGTATGAAAGGTCTATACTGATTTCCGTCCCTCATCATCCTTACGATTCTATTCTTATATCCGTAGAAAGTCATAGCATTAATAACCAGATCTAGTCTGAATCTCTTTGAATAACCGAATACCGTAGCGAATCTTAGAGCAGTTGCTCTAAAGGAGTTATCATTCAAAGAAAGGTTATCCCTCTCAACGGCAACATTTGCTTCCGCATAAGTTGTAAGTGGATTGGTTGGTGTTGATTCGTCTGATATTCCTTCCCTGAAGCCATATACAGAGCATGATGAGGCTACGACGTATCTTTTAGTTCCAAGTTTTTTGGCCAACCTCGCTATCCTAACTCTTCCTATGTAATTTATATCCCAGGTGGCCATTTTGTCAAGATCACCGGATGGATCGTTAGAGAGCGCGGCGAGATCAATAACAGCATCGAAACCACGCAAAAGAGATGGATCGCAGGTTCTAATGTCTTCTCTGATTATGTAAGCGCCGTCATATTCATCCTCCGGATCATCATAATCCAAGAATCCCCTATCGATAACGGATACATGATGACCTCTGCTCAATAGTTCTGGAACCAGTATTCTTCCTATATATCCTGTACCACCAGTTACAAGTATATTCATAACCTTTCATCCTCCTATTTTATAAATTTGTTTGCTCTGAATTCCTTCAGTGTAGGCCATGTCTTATCCTTGTCCGATATTATTTCTGGCTTCATCGGCCATTTTATATTTATATCTGGATCATTCCATATTATGCCTCCCTCGCTTTCTTTATTATATTCATGCGTAGCCTTATAATGAACTATTGAATCTTCCAGCGCTAGAAAACCATGGGCGAAGCCTTCAGGGATCCAGAGCATGTTCTTATTTTCACCGCTCAGTACGGCGAAAACGTATTTGCCAAAGGTATTAGAGTTCTCCCGAATGTCAACCGCAACGTCAAATATCTTTCCAGTTATCACCCTCACAAGTTTACCTTGTGCATATGGTTCCTTTTGAAAATGGAGCCCCCTCAACACCCCCTTTTTTGAAAAACTTTGGTTATCCTGATCAAGATCGATGGAAATTCCGTTCTTGGAGAACTCGCTTTTCTTGTACGTTTCATAAAAATAACCTCTTTCGTCTCCAAACACTTTAGGTTCCACAAGCGTTACGCCTTCTATATCGGTCCTCTTAAATAAGAATGGCATATCATATCACCTCATATTTTTCTCTAAGCATTTCAATTCCAGCATCTATATCCTCAAATTGATATTTAATTATCCTCTTTGCCCTTTCATTATTTAGAGAAGAATCATATGGACGCTTGGCTAATAGTGTCTTCCTTTCACCTTCCATAATTATTCTTCCGCGGTCAATACCTAACCTTTCTTTGATTCTTGTTGCAAAATCAAAACGTGATATCCTAGGCCCAGAAACGTGGATGATGCCATAGAGACGCCTTGAAATGATCTCCCTGATGGCAAAAGCAAGCTGTCTAACGTGTATGGGAGAATAATACGAATCTATGCATGTAACGGTGCCTCCGGATCTCAATGTCTTAGCTACATACAGGGGGAAATTAGTCTTGACGCCATATACCCCAGATGTCCGAATAACTAGCGAATCATCGTATGATAATGCAAACGCCTCTCCCATAAGCTTGCTTAGACCGTAGTAATTTATGGGATTCGGAATGTCGGACTCACTATAATTACCCTTTGATCCGTCAAATACATAATCTGTGGATATATGAATTAGATATGAACCGACAACGGAGGCGGCACGTGCTATGTGTTTCACCGCTATGGAATTGACACCGTAAGCCTCGTCTGCATGGGTCTCGCAGTAGTCTACATCTGTAATAGC from Thermoplasma sp. Kam2015 includes the following:
- a CDS encoding glycosyltransferase family 2 protein, with amino-acid sequence MRIYNEVLVKSEASKTVNIVVPTPDMSSEIYKKARFRLSIASQVARESASFYLTTVESSGSEFNYSRSVNSGLEELEADYYLNINDDFLVYDDALLNSILMAESYRIGVLGALSFYPTGKIQHAGIGYMRSLSLAYLKYMALQNRAPFFMLKQYERHLKEGNLDFIVFYNSHIYKLPKKGLVTGAYHFISRDTIKSTGGYDENFRMGSEDIDFCLEAIKKGFKVAMTTVVKGIHYETYHGLNYSKLFGKDTERYFLSKWNKRLIESLLDRNGELYLD
- a CDS encoding NAD(P)-dependent oxidoreductase — translated: MNILVTGGTGYIGRILVPELLSRGHHVSVIDRGFLDYDDPEDEYDGAYIIREDIRTCDPSLLRGFDAVIDLAALSNDPSGDLDKMATWDINYIGRVRIARLAKKLGTKRYVVASSCSVYGFREGISDESTPTNPLTTYAEANVAVERDNLSLNDNSFRATALRFATVFGYSKRFRLDLVINAMTFYGYKNRIVRMMRDGNQYRPFIHVKDVSRALIQAIESNDEIGGRAINIGNEKLNMRIKDVAQIVMNKLGKDTKLELYGDPDNRSYQVKFDSARDLLKFETKFDLEYGVEEIIDRCKEGLEDLPQMHTVNYYKMLLNSESNINKFLNLKAKIIF
- the rfbC gene encoding dTDP-4-dehydrorhamnose 3,5-epimerase; this translates as MPFLFKRTDIEGVTLVEPKVFGDERGYFYETYKKSEFSKNGISIDLDQDNQSFSKKGVLRGLHFQKEPYAQGKLVRVITGKIFDVAVDIRENSNTFGKYVFAVLSGENKNMLWIPEGFAHGFLALEDSIVHYKATHEYNKESEGGIIWNDPDINIKWPMKPEIISDKDKTWPTLKEFRANKFIK
- a CDS encoding NAD-dependent epimerase/dehydratase family protein: MLDLARRYDFRYVHISTDEVYGESEVDELSPVNPSSPYSSSKASADLFVKSYIRTYGVDALIVRPSNAYGPRQYPEKFIPKAIIRTIMGLHVPLYGDGTQRRNWIYVEDLSRIIKDIAENGKSGEIYNAAGSGTLENREVLAEIGKHMKLSIRRVEDRPGHDVIYAMRNTKLRYELTPFDKGIAITVDWYVKNEWWWRPLINDEYFKEDTPWNWDEPKQKNSDL
- a CDS encoding NAD(P)-dependent oxidoreductase, whose amino-acid sequence is MITLIIGKDGQLGSELMNIIDDAIGTSRREKSDLHLDLRNTNSIEDTIMKVSPDVIVNAAAITDVDYCETHADEAYGVNSIAVKHIARAASVVGSYLIHISTDYVFDGSKGNYSESDIPNPINYYGLSKLMGEAFALSYDDSLVIRTSGVYGVKTNFPLYVAKTLRSGGTVTCIDSYYSPIHVRQLAFAIREIISRRLYGIIHVSGPRISRFDFATRIKERLGIDRGRIIMEGERKTLLAKRPYDSSLNNERAKRIIKYQFEDIDAGIEMLREKYEVI